One window of Desulforegulaceae bacterium genomic DNA carries:
- the dnaX gene encoding DNA polymerase III subunit gamma/tau: MAYLVLARKYRPVDFDSVVYQEHVTTTLKNAISLERVAHAHIFTGPRGTGKTSIARILAKCMNCENGPTSNPCGNCRSCLEIIKGRTSDIIEIDGASNNNVEQIREIRDNLQYKPSYSKYKIYIIDEVHMLSIAAFNALLKSLEEPPPHIMFFFATTEPHKVPVTIMSRCQRHDLKRVPLNFLVNHLINICELESIKTSNEAIAEIASAGEGSVRDSISLLDQLISSSSTNEVSTEQIRRILGTPSFSIAKNTIEALFLRNRELIAATINDLYFSGVDLKIFYQKTIEYLRHIILINLSPKSADLSDLPDNYKAELANISSGFEISYFIRLLDLLLKEEIRVRQTENIRILLEIIFFKLCEIPESKEIESLISTLENLKNKEPKEKFQVLEKKPETPIRQSHKIKTINEKTEEPGFVSEKKPMPETKPINTLSDKEKWVLCIKQLKKENPSGGTLFENSSDFVSKKENTLEIRAKGTNYHIQRIQKEKDLVEKISSKIFDENISLKIIEDHIKNNPESKKNYEDEKVLSFAKTDLLVKEIEDKLNGKIISEKIADKHKNNIFMEDN, from the coding sequence ATGGCATATCTTGTACTTGCCCGCAAATACCGTCCCGTTGATTTTGATTCTGTTGTATACCAGGAGCATGTCACAACTACGCTTAAAAATGCAATCAGCCTTGAAAGAGTAGCCCATGCCCATATATTCACAGGTCCAAGAGGCACAGGGAAAACCTCCATAGCAAGAATACTTGCCAAATGTATGAACTGTGAAAACGGACCAACTTCAAATCCATGTGGAAATTGCAGATCATGCCTTGAAATAATTAAAGGAAGAACTTCTGACATAATTGAAATAGACGGAGCATCAAACAACAATGTTGAGCAAATAAGAGAAATAAGAGATAATCTCCAATATAAACCGTCTTATTCCAAATACAAAATTTATATAATAGATGAAGTTCATATGCTTTCAATCGCAGCTTTTAATGCACTTTTAAAATCACTTGAAGAACCACCTCCCCATATAATGTTCTTTTTTGCCACCACAGAGCCTCACAAAGTTCCTGTAACCATAATGTCAAGGTGCCAACGTCATGACCTTAAAAGAGTGCCTCTTAACTTTCTTGTAAATCATTTAATAAATATCTGTGAGCTTGAAAGCATAAAAACCTCAAATGAGGCAATCGCTGAAATAGCATCAGCAGGAGAAGGTTCTGTAAGGGACTCCATAAGTCTTCTTGATCAACTGATCTCTTCATCTTCAACCAATGAAGTTTCAACAGAGCAAATAAGAAGAATTCTTGGAACCCCTTCTTTTTCAATTGCAAAAAATACAATTGAAGCTTTATTTTTAAGAAACAGAGAATTGATAGCAGCAACAATAAATGACCTCTATTTTTCCGGGGTTGACCTTAAAATTTTCTACCAAAAAACAATTGAATATTTAAGGCATATAATACTTATAAATTTAAGCCCCAAATCAGCGGATCTGAGTGATCTTCCTGATAATTACAAGGCTGAACTTGCAAATATAAGCTCAGGCTTTGAAATTTCATATTTTATAAGACTTTTAGATCTTCTCCTTAAAGAAGAAATAAGAGTCCGTCAGACTGAAAACATTAGAATCCTTCTTGAAATAATATTTTTCAAACTTTGTGAAATTCCAGAATCAAAAGAAATTGAATCCCTTATTTCAACACTGGAAAATCTTAAAAACAAAGAACCCAAAGAAAAATTTCAGGTTTTGGAAAAAAAGCCTGAAACCCCGATAAGGCAGAGCCATAAAATAAAAACAATAAATGAAAAAACTGAAGAACCAGGGTTTGTTTCTGAAAAAAAACCTATGCCAGAAACAAAGCCAATAAATACTCTTTCTGACAAAGAAAAATGGGTGCTTTGCATAAAACAACTTAAAAAGGAAAACCCATCCGGAGGAACACTTTTTGAGAACAGTTCAGATTTTGTTTCTAAAAAAGAAAATACTCTGGAAATAAGAGCAAAAGGGACAAATTATCATATTCAAAGAATTCAGAAGGAAAAAGATCTGGTTGAAAAAATATCCAGCAAAATTTTTGATGAAAATATAAGTTTAAAAATAATTGAAGATCATATTAAAAACAATCCTGAATCCAAAAAAAACTACGAAGATGAAAAAGTTTTATCATTTGCAAAAACCGATTTGCTTGTAAAAGAAATAGAAGATAAGCTTAATGGTAAAATTATCAGTGAAAAAATTGCCGATAAACACAAAAACAATATTTTTATGGAGGATAATTAA
- a CDS encoding prepilin-type N-terminal cleavage/methylation domain-containing protein — MVISFEEPKGFSLIELVVSLLIITILLGIAVPGFSYLVSWYRAESAVVEFSSGIEKAKYLAVSKGCTVKISLYMDDDIQAPGFCIYIDNDGNNLVSEADEVIYRHFFKGVKINKLETTIDGNSKPLYLHKSGFVKGGTLCIEMPSGKTRKVVLQTPSGKIRITTEG; from the coding sequence ATGGTTATTTCATTTGAAGAACCCAAAGGGTTCTCTTTGATTGAACTTGTTGTTTCTTTGTTAATAATCACCATACTTCTTGGAATTGCAGTGCCAGGGTTTAGTTATCTTGTGTCTTGGTACAGGGCAGAATCTGCTGTGGTTGAGTTTTCTTCAGGAATTGAAAAAGCTAAATATCTGGCAGTGAGCAAGGGTTGCACAGTCAAAATTTCTCTTTATATGGATGATGATATTCAAGCTCCTGGTTTTTGTATCTATATTGATAATGATGGGAACAACCTTGTTTCAGAAGCAGATGAAGTTATTTACAGGCACTTTTTTAAGGGTGTGAAAATAAATAAACTTGAAACCACAATAGACGGCAATTCAAAACCCCTTTATTTACATAAATCAGGGTTTGTAAAAGGGGGAACTCTTTGTATTGAAATGCCTTCTGGAAAGACTAGAAAAGTTGTATTGCAAACCCCTTCAGGAAAAATTCGGATAACAACTGAAGGATGA
- a CDS encoding prepilin-type N-terminal cleavage/methylation domain-containing protein gives MKEIVKEKGFTLIEVMVALIIFSIGIIAVITLQISAVKANSNSYYYDLAINSMNNRIEKIIAQNYENLVSQPKEIPDFSNPQFMASWKVTGDSPEPGIKQIDIVVKWTKDSKKHELVHRFYKKEY, from the coding sequence ATGAAGGAAATTGTAAAAGAAAAAGGATTTACCCTTATTGAAGTAATGGTGGCCTTAATTATTTTTTCAATAGGGATTATTGCTGTTATCACTCTTCAAATCAGTGCTGTTAAAGCAAATTCCAATTCCTATTATTATGATTTGGCAATCAACTCAATGAATAACAGAATAGAAAAAATTATTGCTCAAAATTATGAAAATCTTGTTTCTCAGCCAAAAGAAATTCCTGATTTTTCAAATCCCCAATTTATGGCATCCTGGAAAGTAACCGGGGATAGTCCTGAGCCGGGAATAAAACAAATAGATATTGTTGTGAAGTGGACAAAGGACTCTAAAAAGCATGAATTAGTTCATAGGTTTTATAAAAAGGAATATTAA
- the murI gene encoding glutamate racemase, protein MIGIFDSGIGGLTTVKAITDRLPNSDILYFGDTARTPYGSKSPETIKSYSAENADFLIEKGAKIIIIACNTASSAATELLRKRYEVPVFEVITPAVELAVKTTVNQKIGIIGTRATISSAVYEKKINKINSKIKVFSNSSPLLVPLIEEGLLNTPETKRILKKYLMPLKRRQVDTLILGCTHYPILKKLISVKAGKRVKTIDSSTAIAQQVEDFVNSHENTNLLIGTSGKREFYVSDITPQFGNLAKRILKSPVNLIHKML, encoded by the coding sequence ATGATAGGTATTTTTGATTCAGGGATCGGAGGGCTGACAACTGTAAAAGCTATAACAGACAGGCTTCCCAATTCAGACATTCTTTATTTCGGCGATACAGCAAGAACCCCCTACGGCTCTAAAAGTCCAGAGACAATAAAAAGTTATTCAGCAGAAAATGCAGATTTTTTAATTGAAAAAGGGGCTAAAATTATCATTATAGCCTGTAATACAGCTTCAAGTGCTGCAACAGAGCTTTTAAGAAAAAGATATGAGGTACCTGTTTTTGAAGTGATTACCCCTGCTGTTGAGTTGGCAGTAAAAACAACTGTAAATCAAAAAATAGGGATAATAGGAACCAGAGCTACTATCTCAAGTGCTGTTTATGAAAAAAAAATAAATAAAATCAACTCCAAGATAAAAGTTTTTTCAAATTCATCTCCCTTACTTGTTCCGCTTATTGAAGAAGGATTGCTTAACACCCCGGAAACAAAAAGAATTTTAAAAAAATACCTCATGCCTTTAAAAAGAAGACAGGTTGACACCCTTATTCTTGGCTGTACACACTATCCAATTTTAAAAAAACTTATTTCAGTCAAGGCAGGTAAAAGAGTGAAAACAATTGACTCTTCAACTGCAATTGCACAACAGGTTGAAGACTTTGTTAATTCCCATGAAAACACAAATCTTCTCATAGGGACAAGTGGAAAAAGAGAGTTTTACGTTTCAGATATTACTCCCCAATTTGGGAATCTGGCAAAAAGAATTCTTAAATCCCCTGTAAACCTTATTCACAAGATGCTTTAG
- a CDS encoding type II secretion system protein has translation MKNKGFTLIELLMAILVFSIVSAVISSTFKNELTAYVNQKKFSEMMSQLRILSHFISNDLKTSGFNPIDASGVEIEVAEKDYFSFVRVNDEFKTSGDLKRIALYKCGDKILRYVANTETGFDWEMPSLSSLCSSASYKYRTPDELAFGISELEFLYYNRDGNLISQQGLDNQDKNLFSKISSIEVSIKSEINYWGKKQKTESFRFFVQCRNLGI, from the coding sequence ATGAAAAACAAAGGATTTACTCTCATAGAACTTCTCATGGCAATCCTTGTCTTTTCAATAGTATCTGCAGTTATCTCCTCAACTTTTAAAAATGAATTAACTGCATATGTGAATCAAAAAAAATTCTCTGAAATGATGAGTCAATTAAGAATTTTATCCCATTTTATTTCCAATGATTTAAAAACATCAGGTTTTAATCCCATAGATGCTTCTGGTGTTGAAATAGAAGTAGCAGAAAAAGATTATTTTTCTTTTGTAAGGGTAAATGATGAATTTAAAACCTCAGGAGACCTTAAAAGAATTGCCCTTTATAAGTGCGGTGATAAAATTTTGAGGTATGTTGCCAATACAGAAACCGGGTTTGACTGGGAAATGCCAAGTCTTTCCAGCCTATGTTCCTCAGCATCTTACAAATATAGAACTCCGGATGAACTTGCCTTTGGAATCTCTGAACTGGAATTTTTGTATTATAACCGGGATGGGAATTTAATTTCACAGCAAGGGCTTGATAATCAAGATAAAAATTTGTTTTCAAAAATATCTTCAATTGAAGTTTCAATTAAATCAGAAATAAATTATTGGGGTAAAAAACAAAAAACTGAATCATTTCGGTTTTTTGTTCAATGCAGAAACCTGGGGATTTAG
- a CDS encoding flagellar motor protein MotB: MAEKESSEEEKSFGLSEGSIEEDEGSGGSPAWMATFADLVTLLMCFFVLLFAMSTIQEETFKELVQSLRSALGVQTIPEAGTREGLVMQSAKPDDSKPEKQAVDEMGAMIQKEIQDIVTDVKELIMFNKLAGMVDVKETEEGAVITISDLVLFKTGQAQITEDGLDILQKIAGVLKQFQYPIEIAGHTDNIPIDTNEFPSNWELSSRRATEVVRYFIGKDLNPYSLSAAGYSSFCPVDTNDTEDGRAKNRRVEIVYRRQAIENTLYR, encoded by the coding sequence ATGGCTGAAAAAGAATCCAGTGAAGAAGAAAAAAGTTTCGGGCTTTCAGAGGGAAGTATAGAAGAGGATGAAGGTTCTGGAGGTTCTCCTGCATGGATGGCTACTTTTGCTGACCTTGTAACCCTTTTAATGTGTTTTTTTGTCCTTCTTTTTGCAATGAGCACAATTCAGGAAGAAACTTTTAAAGAGCTTGTTCAGTCTTTAAGAAGTGCTCTTGGAGTTCAGACCATTCCCGAAGCAGGGACTAGAGAAGGTCTTGTGATGCAAAGTGCCAAACCTGATGACTCAAAACCTGAAAAGCAGGCTGTAGACGAAATGGGGGCAATGATTCAAAAGGAAATTCAAGATATTGTAACTGATGTAAAAGAACTTATTATGTTCAATAAGCTTGCTGGAATGGTGGATGTAAAGGAAACAGAAGAAGGTGCAGTGATAACGATTTCAGATCTTGTCCTTTTCAAAACAGGGCAGGCTCAAATAACAGAAGACGGCCTTGACATTCTTCAAAAAATTGCCGGGGTGCTTAAACAGTTTCAATATCCAATTGAAATTGCGGGGCATACAGATAATATCCCCATAGACACAAATGAGTTCCCTTCAAACTGGGAGCTTTCTTCAAGAAGAGCAACAGAGGTTGTACGATATTTTATTGGTAAGGACCTTAATCCTTATTCCCTTTCAGCAGCTGGTTATTCAAGTTTTTGCCCTGTAGATACCAATGATACTGAAGACGGTAGAGCAAAAAACAGAAGGGTTGAAATAGTGTATAGAAGGCAGGCCATAGAAAATACATTGTACAGATAA
- a CDS encoding chloride channel protein has product MRRLFLKKHAQSIIFRFDENFLLLIMAVIVGLLGGLAAVFLNYSLEFCYDHLHFLRQYWWAFFVPGVGAILSSVFLKKIIKDDKGHGVPDVIYSVSKKGGLLKVRAIFSRLISSILTIGSGGSAGPEAPILYSGASIGSNIATLFSLNERQRITLLGCGTAAGISAIFNAPVAGIIFTLEVILAQWNTIYLVPVAIASVTGTELSRFLRGNQIPFSNSGFDIGLNELFAAVFLAVITAIVSVFFTRAMEKSNKLASFFEKKLSLPFFVKAGIGGCVVGIIGYFIPDVMGQGYHSIRDLISGTYSTGLGIVGLVLLAKVIATSITLGWGGSGGVFAPSLVIGSLTGVVFYRCFTMIFPETNLVSEGLFALLGMSGVMAGVLQAPLTGVFLIVEITGGYEVIVPLIIVSSLSSVICRYLEPASIYLKELVEKGTLLRSGTDAKVLSDLKVEEILEKDCLELYNDMRLKEVIYLLKVSRRNFFPVLDRKTNDFLGVVHLDDIRPYLLDSLMYETVFVYQIMNTETPVISRDVELRDALRIMDDFELFSIPVLEGKKFLGVISKATLLDQYRRELMVQTSEI; this is encoded by the coding sequence TTGAGAAGGTTGTTTTTAAAAAAGCATGCACAATCAATTATTTTCAGGTTTGATGAAAATTTTCTTTTGCTTATAATGGCAGTTATTGTGGGATTGTTGGGAGGTCTTGCTGCTGTTTTTCTTAATTATTCCCTTGAATTTTGTTATGACCATCTTCATTTTCTCCGCCAATATTGGTGGGCTTTTTTTGTGCCTGGGGTTGGAGCGATTCTATCTTCTGTTTTTTTAAAAAAAATTATAAAAGACGATAAAGGGCATGGGGTTCCAGATGTTATTTATTCTGTTTCAAAAAAAGGCGGTCTTTTAAAGGTAAGAGCTATTTTTTCAAGGCTTATATCCAGTATTCTCACCATAGGAAGCGGGGGCTCAGCAGGTCCTGAAGCTCCTATTTTATATAGTGGTGCCTCAATTGGCTCAAACATCGCCACCCTTTTTTCACTTAATGAAAGGCAGAGGATAACTCTTTTAGGTTGCGGTACTGCAGCAGGAATTTCAGCAATATTTAATGCTCCTGTGGCTGGGATAATTTTTACTCTTGAGGTCATTTTAGCTCAATGGAACACCATTTATCTTGTACCTGTTGCAATAGCTTCAGTTACAGGAACAGAATTGAGTAGATTTTTAAGAGGAAATCAAATCCCCTTTAGTAATAGTGGATTTGATATAGGACTTAACGAGCTTTTTGCTGCTGTTTTTCTTGCTGTTATAACTGCTATTGTTTCAGTGTTTTTTACAAGAGCAATGGAAAAAAGCAATAAGCTGGCCAGTTTTTTTGAAAAAAAATTAAGTCTTCCTTTTTTTGTCAAAGCAGGTATTGGGGGCTGTGTTGTGGGAATAATAGGTTATTTTATTCCAGATGTAATGGGACAAGGGTATCATTCCATAAGAGATCTTATTTCAGGGACATATAGCACAGGGCTTGGAATAGTAGGTCTTGTCCTCCTTGCCAAAGTAATTGCCACATCAATTACTCTTGGCTGGGGGGGCTCAGGCGGAGTCTTTGCCCCTTCTCTTGTGATAGGAAGTTTGACCGGAGTTGTCTTTTACCGATGTTTTACAATGATTTTTCCTGAAACTAATCTGGTAAGTGAAGGATTGTTTGCTTTACTTGGAATGTCGGGTGTGATGGCTGGGGTTTTACAAGCTCCTCTAACAGGTGTTTTTCTTATAGTTGAAATCACAGGGGGCTATGAAGTTATTGTCCCTCTTATTATAGTTTCGTCCTTGTCTTCAGTGATATGCAGATATCTTGAGCCTGCGTCTATTTACTTAAAAGAGCTTGTTGAAAAAGGCACTCTTTTGAGGTCTGGAACAGATGCAAAAGTTCTTTCAGATCTTAAAGTGGAGGAAATTTTAGAAAAAGACTGCCTTGAACTCTATAACGATATGAGACTAAAGGAAGTTATTTATCTGCTTAAGGTTTCCAGAAGAAATTTCTTTCCTGTTCTTGATAGAAAAACCAATGATTTTCTAGGAGTTGTTCACCTTGATGATATAAGGCCCTATCTCCTTGATTCCCTTATGTATGAAACAGTTTTTGTTTATCAGATAATGAATACTGAAACACCGGTAATTTCTCGTGATGTTGAGTTAAGAGATGCCCTTAGAATAATGGATGATTTTGAATTGTTTAGTATTCCTGTTCTTGAGGGGAAAAAGTTTTTGGGAGTAATATCCAAGGCAACTCTTCTTGATCAATACAGAAGGGAACTTATGGTCCAGACTTCAGAAATTTAG
- a CDS encoding PTS sugar transporter subunit IIA: MKLHINDAASLLNLPVKTLKRWIRQGRIPINRAGDTCIFKKEKLYDWAKRNNLSISDKKNFDEKSVETNNQILSDALIKGEFLYEVQGQTKKELFLSVIKQLGIEDSENEKEFLKRLIEREELSSTGIGRGVAIPHPREPMAKLFSFPLIVVVFPEKPIEFGSIDNKDVFVLFFIISRNVKEHLKLLSNLSFCLRHESFISFLEKKPSMDEVISKIEVFENQLLGQ, from the coding sequence ATGAAGCTTCATATTAACGATGCTGCATCGCTTTTAAATCTTCCGGTAAAGACTCTTAAAAGGTGGATCAGACAGGGCCGTATTCCTATTAACAGAGCAGGAGACACCTGTATATTTAAAAAAGAAAAATTGTATGATTGGGCAAAACGCAACAATCTTTCCATTTCAGACAAAAAAAATTTTGATGAAAAAAGTGTTGAAACAAATAATCAAATTTTATCGGATGCTCTGATAAAAGGGGAATTTTTGTATGAAGTCCAGGGACAGACTAAAAAGGAACTTTTTTTGTCTGTGATAAAACAGCTTGGAATTGAAGACAGTGAAAATGAAAAGGAGTTTTTAAAGCGTCTTATTGAAAGAGAAGAACTTTCCTCAACAGGAATAGGCAGGGGCGTTGCTATCCCCCATCCAAGAGAGCCCATGGCCAAGCTTTTTTCTTTTCCCCTTATTGTTGTTGTATTTCCTGAAAAACCAATTGAATTTGGGTCTATTGATAACAAAGATGTTTTTGTACTTTTTTTTATCATATCAAGAAATGTTAAAGAGCATTTAAAACTTCTCTCAAATCTTTCATTTTGCCTGAGGCATGAAAGTTTTATCAGTTTTTTAGAGAAGAAGCCTTCCATGGATGAAGTAATTAGCAAAATAGAAGTTTTTGAAAATCAGCTTTTGGGCCAATAG
- the recR gene encoding recombination mediator RecR encodes MYGYPESVAKLIKEFRKLPGIGEKTAERLVLHLLKTPENEAVKLAAAIAGLKKNTKMCKKCFALTDQDICKICSSEKRDKKTICVVERPADMASIEKSSSYSGLYHILQGALSPMDGIGPDEIRLKELFKRVPEEKINEVIIATGTSVEGEATASFIAENLKKIFSHLKISRIASGIPMGGDLKYFDQVTLKRAMEKRYDFK; translated from the coding sequence ATGTACGGTTATCCTGAATCTGTTGCAAAGCTTATTAAAGAATTTAGAAAACTTCCCGGCATAGGAGAAAAAACAGCTGAAAGACTTGTTCTTCACCTGCTTAAAACTCCGGAAAATGAAGCTGTTAAGCTTGCAGCTGCCATAGCAGGGCTAAAAAAAAATACAAAAATGTGTAAAAAGTGCTTTGCTCTTACAGATCAGGATATATGCAAAATTTGTTCCAGTGAAAAAAGAGATAAAAAAACTATTTGTGTTGTTGAAAGACCGGCTGACATGGCGTCCATAGAAAAAAGCAGCTCATATAGCGGATTATACCATATCTTACAGGGTGCCCTTTCTCCCATGGACGGAATTGGTCCAGACGAAATAAGACTCAAAGAGCTTTTCAAAAGGGTACCTGAAGAAAAAATAAATGAGGTAATAATAGCTACGGGTACAAGCGTTGAAGGAGAGGCAACTGCCTCTTTTATAGCAGAAAATTTAAAAAAAATATTTAGCCATCTAAAAATTTCCAGAATAGCCTCTGGAATTCCCATGGGTGGAGATTTAAAATATTTTGATCAAGTTACTTTAAAAAGAGCAATGGAAAAAAGATATGATTTCAAATAA
- a CDS encoding YbaB/EbfC family nucleoid-associated protein, which produces MKRMGGNMGQMMKQAQKLQAKMAKMQEEVASKTVEASSGGGMVKVVVNGKQNIVSIKIEKEAVDPEDVEMLEDLVIAAVNDGLNKSQEMVSKAMGEVTGGMNIPGLM; this is translated from the coding sequence ATGAAACGAATGGGCGGTAATATGGGCCAAATGATGAAGCAGGCTCAAAAACTTCAGGCTAAAATGGCTAAAATGCAAGAAGAAGTTGCCAGCAAAACTGTTGAGGCAAGTTCTGGAGGCGGGATGGTTAAAGTTGTTGTCAATGGAAAGCAAAACATTGTTTCCATAAAAATAGAAAAAGAAGCTGTGGATCCTGAGGATGTTGAAATGCTCGAAGATCTTGTTATTGCTGCTGTAAATGACGGGCTTAACAAATCCCAGGAAATGGTTTCAAAGGCAATGGGAGAAGTAACCGGGGGAATGAATATTCCAGGCCTTATGTAA
- a CDS encoding YkgJ family cysteine cluster protein produces MISNKKMSNFFECSQCGDCCSGQGGTYVDKKKIEEIASFLNITIEKLKKEYLCLSSTGRYMIACGKDGKCIFFNKNCSIHPVKPRMCREWPFIPAVIKVPENWEQMAEACPGIKKQSSRAELNSFILESLKTTRTKEELGKLEKFAK; encoded by the coding sequence ATGATTTCAAATAAAAAAATGTCTAATTTTTTTGAATGTTCCCAATGTGGCGACTGCTGCTCAGGTCAAGGCGGAACCTATGTTGATAAAAAAAAAATAGAAGAAATTGCAAGTTTTTTGAATATAACCATAGAAAAACTTAAAAAAGAATATCTCTGCCTTTCTTCAACCGGAAGGTATATGATAGCCTGTGGCAAAGATGGGAAATGCATCTTTTTTAATAAAAACTGCTCAATCCACCCTGTAAAACCCAGAATGTGCAGAGAGTGGCCTTTTATTCCTGCTGTAATCAAAGTCCCGGAAAACTGGGAACAAATGGCTGAAGCATGCCCCGGTATAAAAAAACAAAGCAGCAGAGCCGAGCTAAATAGTTTTATACTTGAATCTCTTAAAACAACCAGAACCAAAGAAGAACTAGGCAAACTTGAAAAATTTGCAAAATAA